In Nitrosophilus labii, the following proteins share a genomic window:
- a CDS encoding HIT family protein, whose protein sequence is MLDILYAPWRSEYVTENKKLKGCVFCHISQNPEMDDKHHVLYRDENCFIVMNKYPYTPGHFMIIPHIHIDNLENLDSNIWLRMSELAQRGVRLLKERFRAEGVNLGMNLGVAAGAGIAEHIHLHLVPRWQRDTNFITSIGHTRVYSSDFEKIYRKLKSYSDDFFDK, encoded by the coding sequence ATGTTAGATATACTGTATGCTCCATGGAGAAGCGAATATGTAACAGAAAATAAAAAGTTAAAAGGATGTGTTTTTTGTCATATTAGTCAAAATCCAGAGATGGATGATAAACATCATGTTTTATATAGAGATGAGAACTGTTTTATAGTGATGAACAAATACCCTTATACTCCCGGACACTTTATGATTATTCCTCATATTCATATTGACAACCTTGAAAATCTTGATAGCAATATTTGGCTTAGGATGAGTGAGTTAGCACAACGTGGAGTTAGGCTTTTAAAAGAGAGATTTAGAGCAGAAGGTGTAAATTTGGGTATGAATTTGGGAGTTGCCGCTGGAGCAGGAATAGCTGAGCATATTCACTTACACCTTGTTCCAAGATGGCAAAGAGATACCAACTTCATAACATCTATAGGACATACAAGAGTTTATAGCAGCGATTTTGAGAAGATATATAGGAAATTAAAATCTTACTCTGATGATTTTTTTGATAAATGA
- a CDS encoding AbrB/MazE/SpoVT family DNA-binding domain-containing protein, protein MEAVIKKWGNSLGIRIPKRILDMLNLSENKKVEIKVVGGNIVIKPKKSLDELLSKIEEKNRHKEIDFGKPQGKELW, encoded by the coding sequence ATGGAAGCGGTAATAAAAAAATGGGGCAACAGCTTAGGTATTAGAATCCCAAAAAGGATTTTGGATATGTTGAATTTGAGTGAAAATAAAAAAGTTGAGATAAAAGTTGTTGGTGGAAATATTGTTATAAAGCCTAAAAAATCATTAGATGAACTTTTAAGTAAAATTGAAGAAAAAAATCGCCATAAAGAGATAGATTTTGGAAAACCTCAAGGCAAAGAGTTATGGTAG
- the mazF gene encoding endoribonuclease MazF, translating to MVDYIPSKGDIVWINFNPQSGHEQSGKRPALVISPYKFNKITGFIICCPITSKIKDYPFEVVIEGKIKGAILSDQIKSLDFRARGISFVEKAKNETLIEVIDKIKLILESQ from the coding sequence ATGGTAGATTATATACCTTCAAAAGGGGATATTGTTTGGATAAATTTCAATCCTCAAAGTGGGCATGAACAGTCTGGAAAAAGACCGGCACTTGTCATATCTCCTTATAAATTCAATAAAATTACGGGATTTATAATATGTTGTCCAATTACAAGTAAGATTAAAGATTATCCTTTTGAAGTAGTGATTGAAGGTAAGATAAAAGGAGCAATACTTAGTGATCAGATCAAAAGTTTAGATTTTAGAGCAAGAGGCATAAGTTTTGTTGAAAAGGCAAAAAACGAGACTTTAATAGAAGTTATAGATAAAATAAAACTGATTTTAGAGAGTCAATAA
- a CDS encoding TRAP transporter large permease subunit yields the protein MQKVLLKLSYYIDNLNRASASISAILLFFLAFLVFFDAFMRYLFQDGSITLQELEWHLFDLSFLLALAYTLKHDKHVRVDIFFEKFSQKTKEYVNILDNLFLIIPFSMLIAYFGYDFAMQSFLQKEASSDPGGLCCRYIIKSAIILGTFLLFLQAVSEIIKSYQKIQNPKFLFFSFAVFVAILFLLNLDFYYLLEPSILMFLLSLVLLMSGFRVAFAFGFVGILFAFIDYDLSLEIFKMLPMRIYGIMQNFTLMAVPLFILMGLILEKSDLAKNLLENLGAAFGEIRGGLAASIVIVGAILAAATGIVGASVVMMSIISLPIMLKYGYDKSLATGTIAASGTLGQIIPPSIVLIILGDVMSISVGDLFKAAVVPGLLLVTLYLLYIFLYSNIKKDAAPPVKLKKKPSKKELIVSIIPPFILIFAVLGSIFAGIATPTESAAMGVVGALILTIFNKSFSFSMLKYVTIETVKLSAMIFAILIGATAFSLVFNELGGGELVHNFFSQDIGDKWLFIFIAMAAIFLLGFFVDFVEISFIVVPLFVPIIHTFGIDPIWFAILIAMNLQASFLTPPFGFALFYLKGAAGKLVSTKDIYKGVVPFILIQLLALLILILFPQLVKLTL from the coding sequence GTGCAAAAGGTGCTTTTAAAACTCTCCTATTATATAGATAATCTAAATAGAGCATCTGCCTCTATTTCAGCTATACTACTCTTTTTTTTAGCTTTTTTAGTATTTTTTGACGCTTTTATGCGCTACCTTTTTCAAGATGGTTCCATCACTTTACAAGAGCTTGAGTGGCATCTTTTCGATCTAAGTTTTTTACTTGCTTTAGCTTATACTTTAAAACACGATAAACATGTTAGAGTAGATATATTTTTTGAAAAGTTTTCTCAAAAAACAAAAGAGTATGTTAACATTTTGGATAATCTGTTTTTGATAATACCATTTTCTATGTTGATTGCCTATTTCGGATACGATTTTGCTATGCAAAGTTTTCTACAAAAGGAAGCTTCAAGTGATCCGGGTGGACTTTGTTGTAGGTATATTATAAAATCTGCCATTATTTTAGGAACTTTTTTACTCTTTTTGCAAGCGGTCTCTGAGATTATAAAGTCTTACCAAAAGATCCAAAATCCTAAATTTTTATTTTTTTCGTTTGCAGTTTTTGTTGCTATTTTGTTTTTATTGAATCTTGACTTTTACTATCTGTTGGAACCGTCTATTTTGATGTTTTTACTATCTTTAGTACTTCTGATGAGCGGTTTTAGAGTGGCTTTTGCTTTTGGTTTTGTGGGAATTTTGTTTGCTTTTATAGATTATGATTTATCGCTTGAGATTTTTAAAATGCTTCCTATGAGAATATACGGGATTATGCAAAATTTTACTTTGATGGCTGTACCTCTTTTTATTTTGATGGGGCTTATTTTGGAAAAAAGCGATTTGGCAAAAAATCTTCTAGAAAACCTTGGAGCAGCTTTTGGAGAGATAAGAGGAGGATTAGCCGCAAGCATAGTTATTGTTGGAGCCATACTGGCCGCCGCAACTGGTATTGTTGGCGCTAGTGTTGTCATGATGAGTATCATAAGCCTTCCCATAATGCTAAAATATGGTTACGACAAATCTTTAGCAACGGGAACTATAGCGGCTAGTGGAACATTGGGGCAGATAATACCGCCATCTATCGTTTTGATTATTTTAGGTGACGTTATGAGCATAAGTGTGGGAGATCTTTTCAAAGCCGCGGTAGTTCCTGGACTTTTGTTGGTAACACTCTATCTTTTATATATCTTTTTATACTCTAACATAAAAAAAGATGCGGCACCTCCGGTGAAACTAAAGAAAAAACCTTCAAAAAAAGAGCTTATAGTTTCAATTATTCCTCCTTTTATACTTATTTTTGCGGTTTTAGGTTCCATCTTTGCTGGTATAGCTACTCCTACGGAGTCTGCTGCGATGGGTGTAGTAGGTGCATTAATCTTAACGATATTCAATAAGAGTTTTTCCTTTTCTATGCTCAAATACGTAACTATTGAAACCGTCAAACTTAGCGCTATGATTTTTGCTATTTTGATAGGTGCTACCGCATTTAGTCTGGTTTTTAACGAGCTTGGCGGAGGAGAGCTTGTGCACAACTTTTTCAGTCAAGATATCGGCGATAAATGGCTCTTTATCTTTATAGCTATGGCTGCCATATTTTTACTTGGATTTTTTGTCGATTTTGTAGAGATATCTTTTATAGTAGTTCCGCTTTTTGTGCCAATTATCCATACTTTTGGTATCGATCCTATCTGGTTTGCCATTTTGATAGCTATGAACCTTCAGGCTAGTTTTTTAACGCCGCCTTTTGGTTTTGCTCTTTTTTACCTAAAAGGAGCAGCCGGAAAACTTGTAAGTACAAAAGATATTTATAAAGGGGTTGTTCCGTTTATATTGATTCAGCTGTTGGCGCTTTTGATTTTGATACTTTTTCCTCAGCTAGTTAAACTTACACTTTAA
- a CDS encoding nucleotide pyrophosphohydrolase — MKGNLYELQKLLDEFIEKREWQKYHTPKNLSMSVAIEAAELMEHFQWCDKKASEFSEEEKKEIAQEMADVLHYLLRLSSVLGIDLYEASKKKIAKNEKRFPIESAKNMKKSGC, encoded by the coding sequence ATGAAAGGTAATCTTTATGAACTTCAAAAACTTTTAGATGAGTTTATAGAAAAAAGAGAGTGGCAAAAGTATCATACTCCAAAGAATCTCTCAATGAGTGTGGCTATAGAAGCGGCTGAATTGATGGAGCATTTCCAGTGGTGCGATAAGAAAGCTAGTGAGTTTAGCGAAGAAGAGAAAAAAGAGATTGCCCAGGAGATGGCTGATGTACTTCATTATCTATTGAGACTCTCTTCTGTACTCGGTATCGATCTTTACGAAGCTTCCAAAAAGAAGATTGCTAAAAACGAGAAAAGATTTCCTATAGAAAGTGCTAAAAACATGAAAAAAAGCGGATGTTAA